A window of Oncorhynchus keta strain PuntledgeMale-10-30-2019 chromosome 27, Oket_V2, whole genome shotgun sequence contains these coding sequences:
- the LOC118359977 gene encoding tyrosine-protein phosphatase non-receptor type 12-like isoform X2: MPSPNRPAMEQQAWILRGFLAQVESKEAEVEEAESGFTGEFLRLKRQSTKYRTDKTYPTKIADKQENVKKNRYKDIVPFDHSRVKLSLTTSKNDNDYINASFIKGVSGARAYIATQGPLPHTVLDFWRMLWEYDTEVIVMVCREFEMGRKKCERYWPKKQEEPFVCDPFTIYCDSEESKGDYVSRNLRVTYRNWSRTLRQLHYINWPDHGVPDTIPPILELLQEMRAYQAHEDVPICIHCSAGCGRTGALCAIDYTWNLVKTQLLTEEFNIYDLVKDMRTQRPSVVQTKEQYELLYRTIKFLFEKYLQSMAPVPPSCTEEVPAAPSPPTASDSELSDLSEESEAEQEPEPKMEPQTEHRHTESEEPGGISNHGIPVAFFDPEVHVDPLCDAAKCSPSAILNALRARDSQREQQNSLQTQTVNQKPQPCKKQPNNMAVNQRPPYPLPTQPNYQRPYFLHTQPANLPTSQDLRQEPSTSIPIITPQAIRPQEFSQIAMEKEKLEMDREITPLEIPVLPVDLFSNSLCLTMEDPYFGPDSPLAAQDPKGSDDEEEQAPLSQWTENPCFNGPSLTLNSQRMELPALTTTNAALGAVSSDEDSPPPLPERTAESYVLAAGAEHLDNISKPKMLEIILPSNAEAEALRGGNGSPLSPIPPLPERTPESFVLANDAGRSTPVFPPLSVPVEKMVQDRPKDSRIGTSSEWCGHLGDTPALVEKRSWTRSRSLKVKMTTLSVSPQVTVSPPVTVPPLVVSSVPAPCTSINLPPPPPPPHPLVLTLSPPERLTPPLPERTPESFMVVVQDGEHISSSPPRSQSSLAFDQNSAPCLQSLSSQTTTTQQRIGTSSEWSGNSQPKRFLDGIMNRSKSVRAKSSRQEHLVTVHLVTPAVVPLATAGSAEMEHQQPVVNSISTSSGTADNKSDKDSGKGMSRTKSLKFFKYRQKPKTTPHQQQPTLDHLLLMVPLPHHQCSNLDLGVVL; encoded by the exons atgcCAAGCCCCAACAGGCCAGCCATGGAGCAGCAAGCCTGGATACTGAGGGGCTTCCTGGCTCAAGTGGAGAGCAAGGAGGCTGAGGTGGAGGAGGCGGAGAGTGGCTTCACCGGGGAGTTCTTG AGGCTCAAACGCCAGTCCACCAAGTACCGCACTGACAAAACCTACCCCACAAAGATAGCAGATAAGCAGGAGAACGTGAAGAAGAACCGATACAAGGATATTGTTCCCT TTGACCACAGCAGAGTGAAACTGTCCCTCACCACCTCCAAGAACGATAATGACTACATCAATGCCAGCTTCATCAAG GGAGTGTCAGGGGCCAGGGCCTACATTGCCACCCAGGGCCCTCTTCCCCACACAGTGCTGGACTTCTGGAGGATGCTCTGGGAGTACGACACAGAG GTCATAGTGATGGTTTGCAGGGAGTTTGAGATGGGCAGG AAAAAGTGTGAGCGCTACTGGCCAAAGAAACAAGAGGAACCTTTTGTGTGTGACCCGTTTACTATTTACTGC gactcagaggagagtaaaggagacTATGTGAGCAGGAACCTAAGAGTGACCTACCGCAAT TGGAGTCGTACCCTGAGACAGCTGCACTATATCAACTGGCCGGACCACGGGGTCCCAGACACCATCCCTCCCATCCTGGAGCTCCTGCAGGAGATGAGAGCTTACCAGGCCCATGAGGATGTACCCATCTGTATCCACTGCAG TGCTGGCTGTGGAAGAACAGGAGCACTGTGTGCCATCGACTACACCTGGAACCTGGTGAAAACACAG CTGCTCACAGAAGAATTCAACATCTATGACCTGGTCAAAGACATGAGAACACAGAGGCCTTCTGTGGTTCAGACCAAG GAACAGTACGAGCTACTATACAGAACCATCAAGTTCCTGTTTGAGAAGTACCTGCAGTCCATGGCACCAGTCCCCCCTTCCTGTACAGAGGAG GTGCCAGCGGCCCCCTCACCCCCTACAGCCAGTGACAGTGAGCTCTCTGACCTCAGTGAGGAGtctgaagctgaacaggaaccaGAACCTAAAATGGaaccacagacagaacacag GCACACAGAGAGCGAGGAGCCTGGTGGGATATCCAATCACGGCATACCAGTGGCCTTCTTTGACCCAGAAGTGCATGTTGACCCACTGTGTGACGCGGCTAAGTGCTCCCCCTCAGCCATCCTCAATGCTCTGAGAGCTAGGGACAGCCAGCGGGAACAGCAGAACTCCCTACAAACACAGACTGTGAACCAGAAACCACAACCCTGCAAGAAACAGCCCAATAACATGGCCGTCAATCAGAGACCACCATACCCGCTACCGACACAGCCTAATTACCAGAGACCTTATTtcctacacacacagcctgctaaCCTGCCCACCAGCCAGGACCTGAGGCAAGAGCCCAGCACCAGTATCCCCATCATAACCCCTCAGGCAATCAGGCCTCAGGAGTTCTCTCAGATAGCCATGGAGAAAGAGAAGttggagatggatagagagatcaCCCCACTGGAAATACCAGTGCTTCCTGTGGACTTATTCTCCAACTCCCTCTGTCTCACCATGGAGGACCCCTACTTTGGGCCTGACTCACCCCTGGCTGCTCAGGATCCCAAAGGgtctgatgatgaggaggagCAGGCTCCACTGAGCCAGTGGACAGAGAACCCCTGTTTCAACGGACCCAGCCTGACCCTTAACAGCCAGCGGATGGAGCTGCCGGCCCTCACCACCACCAATGCTGCCCTGGGTGCAGTTTCTTCAGATGAAGACAGTCCACCTCCATTACCTGAGAGAACTGCTGAATCATATGTACTGGCTGCTGGTGCAG AGCACTTGGATAACATCTCTAAACCTAAGATGTTAGAAATCATCCTCCCTTCTAATGCTGAAGCTGAGGCCCTCAGGGGGGGGAATG GGAGTCCCCTGTCGCCTATCCCCCCACTGCCAGAGAGAACGCCAGAGTCCTTTGTGTTGGCCAACGATGCCGGTAGGAGCACTCCtgtcttccctcccctctcagtCCCTGTAGAGAAGATGGTCCAGGACAGGCCAAAGGACAGCAGGATTGGAACATCCTCGGAATGGTGTGGCCATTTAGGGGACACACCAGCTCTGGTGGAGAAGAGATCTTGGACGAGGAGCAGGAGCTTAAAAGTTAAAATGACAACACTCTCAG TATCACCCCAGGTTACAGTATCACCCCCGGTTACAGTGCCTCCCCTAGTTGTATCTTCGGTTCCTGCTCCCTGTACATCTATaaaccttcctcctccccctccccctccccaccctctgGTCCTTACTCTCTCACCTCCAG AGAGACTGACTCCGCCTCTACCTGAGAGAACCCCAGAATCCTTCATGGTGGTCGTGCAGGACGGTGAGCACATCTCTTCATCCCCACCACGTTCGCAATCATCAC TTGCATTTGATCAAAACAGCGCCCCCTGCCTGCAGAGCCTGAGCAGCCAGACCACAACCACACAGCAGAGGATCGGTACGTCCTCAGAGTGGTCGGGGAACTCCCAACCCAAAAGATTCCTGGATGGAATCATGAATCGGAGCAAG AGCGTCCGGGCAAAGAGTTCACGGCAAG AGCACCTAGTGACTGTTCATCTGGTTACTCCAGCCGTTGTGCCCTTGGCGACAGCAGGAAGTG CTGAGATGGAGCACCAGCAGCCGGTGGTCAACAGCATCTCAACCAGCTCTGGTACTGCTGACAACAAATCAGACAAGGACAGTGGGAAGGGCATGTCTAGAACAAAG AGCCTGAAGTTCTTCAAGTACAGACAGAAAC CAAAGACAACCCCCCACCAGCAACAGCCCACTCTGGATCACCTCCTCCTTATGGTGCCTCTGCCTCATCATCAGTGTTCAAATTTG GATTTGGGAGTCGTTTTGTGA
- the LOC118359977 gene encoding tyrosine-protein phosphatase non-receptor type 12-like isoform X1, whose protein sequence is MPSPNRPAMEQQAWILRGFLAQVESKEAEVEEAESGFTGEFLRLKRQSTKYRTDKTYPTKIADKQENVKKNRYKDIVPFDHSRVKLSLTTSKNDNDYINASFIKGVSGARAYIATQGPLPHTVLDFWRMLWEYDTEVIVMVCREFEMGRKKCERYWPKKQEEPFVCDPFTIYCDSEESKGDYVSRNLRVTYRNWSRTLRQLHYINWPDHGVPDTIPPILELLQEMRAYQAHEDVPICIHCSAGCGRTGALCAIDYTWNLVKTQLLTEEFNIYDLVKDMRTQRPSVVQTKEQYELLYRTIKFLFEKYLQSMAPVPPSCTEEVPAAPSPPTASDSELSDLSEESEAEQEPEPKMEPQTEHRHTESEEPGGISNHGIPVAFFDPEVHVDPLCDAAKCSPSAILNALRARDSQREQQNSLQTQTVNQKPQPCKKQPNNMAVNQRPPYPLPTQPNYQRPYFLHTQPANLPTSQDLRQEPSTSIPIITPQAIRPQEFSQIAMEKEKLEMDREITPLEIPVLPVDLFSNSLCLTMEDPYFGPDSPLAAQDPKGSDDEEEQAPLSQWTENPCFNGPSLTLNSQRMELPALTTTNAALGAVSSDEDSPPPLPERTAESYVLAAGAEHLDNISKPKMLEIILPSNAEAEALRGGNGEWRNGERRNGERRNGSPLSPIPPLPERTPESFVLANDAGRSTPVFPPLSVPVEKMVQDRPKDSRIGTSSEWCGHLGDTPALVEKRSWTRSRSLKVKMTTLSVSPQVTVSPPVTVPPLVVSSVPAPCTSINLPPPPPPPHPLVLTLSPPERLTPPLPERTPESFMVVVQDGEHISSSPPRSQSSLAFDQNSAPCLQSLSSQTTTTQQRIGTSSEWSGNSQPKRFLDGIMNRSKSVRAKSSRQEHLVTVHLVTPAVVPLATAGSAEMEHQQPVVNSISTSSGTADNKSDKDSGKGMSRTKSLKFFKYRQKPKTTPHQQQPTLDHLLLMVPLPHHQCSNLDLGVVL, encoded by the exons atgcCAAGCCCCAACAGGCCAGCCATGGAGCAGCAAGCCTGGATACTGAGGGGCTTCCTGGCTCAAGTGGAGAGCAAGGAGGCTGAGGTGGAGGAGGCGGAGAGTGGCTTCACCGGGGAGTTCTTG AGGCTCAAACGCCAGTCCACCAAGTACCGCACTGACAAAACCTACCCCACAAAGATAGCAGATAAGCAGGAGAACGTGAAGAAGAACCGATACAAGGATATTGTTCCCT TTGACCACAGCAGAGTGAAACTGTCCCTCACCACCTCCAAGAACGATAATGACTACATCAATGCCAGCTTCATCAAG GGAGTGTCAGGGGCCAGGGCCTACATTGCCACCCAGGGCCCTCTTCCCCACACAGTGCTGGACTTCTGGAGGATGCTCTGGGAGTACGACACAGAG GTCATAGTGATGGTTTGCAGGGAGTTTGAGATGGGCAGG AAAAAGTGTGAGCGCTACTGGCCAAAGAAACAAGAGGAACCTTTTGTGTGTGACCCGTTTACTATTTACTGC gactcagaggagagtaaaggagacTATGTGAGCAGGAACCTAAGAGTGACCTACCGCAAT TGGAGTCGTACCCTGAGACAGCTGCACTATATCAACTGGCCGGACCACGGGGTCCCAGACACCATCCCTCCCATCCTGGAGCTCCTGCAGGAGATGAGAGCTTACCAGGCCCATGAGGATGTACCCATCTGTATCCACTGCAG TGCTGGCTGTGGAAGAACAGGAGCACTGTGTGCCATCGACTACACCTGGAACCTGGTGAAAACACAG CTGCTCACAGAAGAATTCAACATCTATGACCTGGTCAAAGACATGAGAACACAGAGGCCTTCTGTGGTTCAGACCAAG GAACAGTACGAGCTACTATACAGAACCATCAAGTTCCTGTTTGAGAAGTACCTGCAGTCCATGGCACCAGTCCCCCCTTCCTGTACAGAGGAG GTGCCAGCGGCCCCCTCACCCCCTACAGCCAGTGACAGTGAGCTCTCTGACCTCAGTGAGGAGtctgaagctgaacaggaaccaGAACCTAAAATGGaaccacagacagaacacag GCACACAGAGAGCGAGGAGCCTGGTGGGATATCCAATCACGGCATACCAGTGGCCTTCTTTGACCCAGAAGTGCATGTTGACCCACTGTGTGACGCGGCTAAGTGCTCCCCCTCAGCCATCCTCAATGCTCTGAGAGCTAGGGACAGCCAGCGGGAACAGCAGAACTCCCTACAAACACAGACTGTGAACCAGAAACCACAACCCTGCAAGAAACAGCCCAATAACATGGCCGTCAATCAGAGACCACCATACCCGCTACCGACACAGCCTAATTACCAGAGACCTTATTtcctacacacacagcctgctaaCCTGCCCACCAGCCAGGACCTGAGGCAAGAGCCCAGCACCAGTATCCCCATCATAACCCCTCAGGCAATCAGGCCTCAGGAGTTCTCTCAGATAGCCATGGAGAAAGAGAAGttggagatggatagagagatcaCCCCACTGGAAATACCAGTGCTTCCTGTGGACTTATTCTCCAACTCCCTCTGTCTCACCATGGAGGACCCCTACTTTGGGCCTGACTCACCCCTGGCTGCTCAGGATCCCAAAGGgtctgatgatgaggaggagCAGGCTCCACTGAGCCAGTGGACAGAGAACCCCTGTTTCAACGGACCCAGCCTGACCCTTAACAGCCAGCGGATGGAGCTGCCGGCCCTCACCACCACCAATGCTGCCCTGGGTGCAGTTTCTTCAGATGAAGACAGTCCACCTCCATTACCTGAGAGAACTGCTGAATCATATGTACTGGCTGCTGGTGCAG AGCACTTGGATAACATCTCTAAACCTAAGATGTTAGAAATCATCCTCCCTTCTAATGCTGAAGCTGAGGCCCTCAGGGGGGGGAATGGTGAGTGGAGGAATGGTGAGCGGAGGAATGGTGAGCGGAGGAATG GGAGTCCCCTGTCGCCTATCCCCCCACTGCCAGAGAGAACGCCAGAGTCCTTTGTGTTGGCCAACGATGCCGGTAGGAGCACTCCtgtcttccctcccctctcagtCCCTGTAGAGAAGATGGTCCAGGACAGGCCAAAGGACAGCAGGATTGGAACATCCTCGGAATGGTGTGGCCATTTAGGGGACACACCAGCTCTGGTGGAGAAGAGATCTTGGACGAGGAGCAGGAGCTTAAAAGTTAAAATGACAACACTCTCAG TATCACCCCAGGTTACAGTATCACCCCCGGTTACAGTGCCTCCCCTAGTTGTATCTTCGGTTCCTGCTCCCTGTACATCTATaaaccttcctcctccccctccccctccccaccctctgGTCCTTACTCTCTCACCTCCAG AGAGACTGACTCCGCCTCTACCTGAGAGAACCCCAGAATCCTTCATGGTGGTCGTGCAGGACGGTGAGCACATCTCTTCATCCCCACCACGTTCGCAATCATCAC TTGCATTTGATCAAAACAGCGCCCCCTGCCTGCAGAGCCTGAGCAGCCAGACCACAACCACACAGCAGAGGATCGGTACGTCCTCAGAGTGGTCGGGGAACTCCCAACCCAAAAGATTCCTGGATGGAATCATGAATCGGAGCAAG AGCGTCCGGGCAAAGAGTTCACGGCAAG AGCACCTAGTGACTGTTCATCTGGTTACTCCAGCCGTTGTGCCCTTGGCGACAGCAGGAAGTG CTGAGATGGAGCACCAGCAGCCGGTGGTCAACAGCATCTCAACCAGCTCTGGTACTGCTGACAACAAATCAGACAAGGACAGTGGGAAGGGCATGTCTAGAACAAAG AGCCTGAAGTTCTTCAAGTACAGACAGAAAC CAAAGACAACCCCCCACCAGCAACAGCCCACTCTGGATCACCTCCTCCTTATGGTGCCTCTGCCTCATCATCAGTGTTCAAATTTG GATTTGGGAGTCGTTTTGTGA